In the genome of Tautonia marina, one region contains:
- a CDS encoding VOC family protein — MAARVTSVFLYVNDMIRSRDFYHEVVGATVVQELAEYDGGPIALVVLRLHDFTIMLHPQDAHDQEFRDQRVGLGIHLQLRVDEVDAFYQHCIEQGAMLSLSGEPVDQAWGWREFALRDPDGYVWSIYQDLSGGQWTTA; from the coding sequence ATGGCTGCCAGGGTGACGAGTGTTTTTCTTTATGTGAATGACATGATCCGGTCCCGGGACTTTTACCACGAGGTGGTGGGAGCGACGGTCGTCCAGGAGTTGGCCGAATACGACGGGGGACCTATCGCCCTGGTCGTACTTCGTCTGCACGACTTCACGATCATGCTCCATCCCCAGGACGCCCACGATCAGGAGTTTCGTGATCAGCGCGTCGGGCTGGGCATTCATCTCCAGCTCAGGGTCGATGAGGTTGACGCCTTCTACCAGCATTGCATCGAGCAGGGTGCCATGCTGAGTCTCTCTGGAGAACCAGTGGATCAGGCCTGGGGTTGGCGAGAATTCGCCCTTCGAGATCCGGACGGATATGTTTGGTCCATCTATCAGGATCTGTCGGGAGGCCAGTGGACCACTGCCTGA
- a CDS encoding alpha/beta hydrolase family protein, whose protein sequence is MIPTLTLAVALSAFQHGEVRVMPGPEEASVPERFRLVESTFGFVLQPLRTTPRYSVSKLTFPSPITSPDPQNNTVHAEYFQPAQPGKRPAVIVLHILGADFALSRYLAARLADEGVAALFVKLPYYGERRPANLDARFLSSDIERSVIAMRQGVCDVRRAAQWLASRSEVDGSRIGVTGISLGGIVSSLAAGVDPQIGRAAILLGGGGLAEILWDMPEAEARDSRKAWIASGRTRKELAELTRPFDPLTYARGLQGKRVLMIAGRSDEIIPPSATTKLWEAAGRPPIQWLDCGHYSAAGYLLPVFRTVIAFFNDEF, encoded by the coding sequence ATGATTCCAACACTCACCCTCGCGGTTGCGCTCAGTGCCTTCCAGCATGGCGAGGTGAGGGTCATGCCAGGTCCCGAGGAAGCGTCGGTTCCTGAACGTTTCCGCTTGGTGGAATCGACCTTTGGATTCGTCCTGCAACCTCTTCGGACGACACCACGATATTCGGTGTCAAAGTTGACCTTCCCCTCGCCAATCACAAGCCCTGACCCCCAGAACAACACCGTTCACGCCGAGTACTTCCAGCCGGCTCAACCGGGAAAACGACCTGCGGTCATCGTCTTGCACATTCTGGGAGCGGACTTTGCACTCTCGCGTTATCTCGCCGCGAGGCTCGCCGACGAAGGCGTAGCGGCCCTGTTCGTGAAGCTTCCGTACTACGGGGAACGCCGTCCGGCGAACCTAGATGCCCGCTTTCTTTCATCGGACATCGAGCGGTCGGTAATTGCGATGCGTCAAGGAGTTTGCGACGTGCGGAGAGCGGCCCAGTGGCTTGCCTCTCGATCCGAGGTCGATGGATCACGGATCGGGGTGACGGGCATCAGTCTGGGGGGAATCGTGTCCTCGCTTGCGGCCGGAGTCGATCCTCAGATTGGTCGAGCCGCCATTCTTCTGGGAGGAGGGGGATTGGCCGAAATCCTCTGGGACATGCCCGAGGCCGAGGCTCGAGATTCCCGGAAGGCCTGGATCGCCTCCGGTCGAACCAGGAAAGAGCTGGCTGAGTTGACGCGCCCCTTCGATCCGCTGACCTATGCGAGGGGACTTCAGGGGAAGCGAGTGCTGATGATCGCCGGCCGATCGGATGAGATCATTCCCCCCTCGGCAACAACCAAGCTTTGGGAAGCGGCGGGCCGGCCTCCCATCCAGTGGCTCGATTGCGGGCATTATTCGGCCGCGGGTTATCTGCTTCCCGTGTTCCGGACGGTGATTGCGTTCTTCAACGATGAATTCTGA
- a CDS encoding glycosyltransferase family 9 protein gives MSATPFTDELRTLSPRRVCLIKPSALGDVIHALPVLATLRDRWPSARFSWVINRGLLGLVEGHPALDEVIPFDRNRAGLGPRGLALTSRFFVDLRRRGFDLAIDLQGLFRSGLMTFATAAPIRVGRADAREGASVFYTHQVSSHATHAVDRLLDLAIAFGADRSSPRFELAIRDGDRQWAETRLAGLPRPLLVLNPGARWITKRWPPAHFAEVARRAVARFGAGVVVVGAAEDRPLAAAIRRELDPIGLPIRDLTGHTSLMELAAVMASADLVLSNDTGPLHLAVASGARVIAIFTCTDPAKTGPYGPGAQVVRSGVWCAASCVRRCDRLECMTELSPDRVWHLVARTLKEGYRDVA, from the coding sequence ATGTCAGCCACCCCGTTCACTGACGAACTGAGAACCCTGTCTCCTCGTCGCGTTTGTCTGATCAAACCGAGTGCCCTGGGTGATGTCATCCATGCGCTTCCGGTACTGGCAACACTCCGAGATCGATGGCCATCAGCCCGATTCTCATGGGTCATCAACCGAGGACTGTTAGGACTTGTTGAGGGGCATCCGGCGCTCGATGAGGTGATCCCGTTCGATCGGAATCGTGCCGGGCTTGGCCCTCGGGGGCTGGCGCTCACCTCGCGGTTTTTCGTCGATCTCCGCCGTCGAGGCTTCGATCTGGCGATTGATCTTCAAGGGCTCTTTCGGTCTGGTCTGATGACATTTGCGACCGCCGCTCCCATCCGAGTTGGGCGAGCGGATGCTCGCGAAGGTGCCTCGGTCTTTTACACGCACCAGGTGTCTTCCCACGCCACCCATGCGGTTGATCGGCTCCTCGATCTCGCGATTGCGTTTGGGGCTGACCGCTCTTCGCCGCGCTTCGAGCTGGCAATCAGAGACGGCGATCGCCAGTGGGCGGAGACGAGGCTGGCCGGTTTGCCACGTCCATTGTTGGTGCTCAACCCGGGTGCTCGTTGGATCACCAAGCGATGGCCCCCCGCGCACTTCGCTGAGGTCGCTCGGAGAGCCGTGGCGCGGTTCGGAGCGGGTGTGGTGGTCGTCGGTGCCGCCGAAGACCGACCACTCGCCGCGGCAATTCGAAGGGAACTTGACCCGATCGGCCTGCCCATCCGCGATCTCACCGGGCACACCTCACTCATGGAACTGGCCGCAGTAATGGCAAGTGCGGACCTAGTCCTATCGAACGATACCGGGCCACTCCATCTGGCGGTTGCCTCCGGGGCCCGGGTGATCGCAATCTTCACCTGTACCGATCCGGCCAAGACGGGGCCTTACGGGCCCGGGGCTCAGGTCGTTCGCTCGGGGGTCTGGTGTGCAGCGAGTTGTGTGAGACGATGCGATCGACTGGAATGCATGACCGAACTTTCCCCCGATCGCGTCTGGCACCTGGTGGCGCGAACGCTCAAAGAGGGATATCGCGATGTCGCCTGA
- a CDS encoding DUF6677 family protein, which produces MLDWTFCVDGPLPIPSDPTLLMEHPTTAPDVPLKNRSLAALLALTWPGMGHVYQGRKAKGLLYFLCIFGLYAVGFALGEGANVYWTWVNPLRNPEHFRLYYLGQFWVGLPAWPALIQATLIHQGFQPLFNGFMAAPMLDPTMDNGVREVMQEVVRRVFSLHQKYGGLKEIGDIYTTIAGLLNVLAIYDAFEGPAVRQEATSTADVSSTSEAESA; this is translated from the coding sequence ATGCTAGATTGGACCTTCTGCGTCGATGGCCCTTTGCCCATTCCAAGCGACCCAACGCTGCTGATGGAACACCCGACGACCGCCCCCGATGTTCCGTTGAAGAATCGCTCCCTTGCAGCGCTACTTGCGTTGACCTGGCCGGGAATGGGCCATGTCTATCAAGGGCGTAAGGCGAAGGGCCTGCTCTATTTTCTCTGTATATTCGGGCTTTATGCGGTCGGTTTTGCCCTGGGCGAAGGGGCAAACGTGTACTGGACGTGGGTCAACCCGCTTCGCAACCCGGAGCATTTCCGACTCTACTATCTTGGCCAGTTTTGGGTCGGATTACCTGCGTGGCCAGCCCTGATCCAGGCAACCTTGATTCACCAGGGATTCCAACCACTGTTCAACGGCTTCATGGCCGCTCCGATGCTGGACCCGACCATGGACAACGGGGTCCGAGAAGTCATGCAGGAAGTCGTGCGTCGTGTCTTCTCCCTTCATCAGAAGTATGGTGGTCTGAAAGAGATCGGCGACATCTACACCACGATTGCCGGCCTGCTCAATGTCCTGGCGATCTACGATGCGTTCGAGGGGCCCGCAGTCCGACAAGAAGCGACCTCGACCGCCGATGTTTCCTCAACTTCCGAGGCGGAGTCGGCCTGA
- a CDS encoding RsmE family RNA methyltransferase → MERVYHPEPFDDDRVEVTGPEAHHLTRVRRVAPGEGVELFNGLGDVVRGRVDRSDRHRVEILIQCRIAPRPEPSAQIALATAVPKGDRFDWLIEKATELGVHRVIPLRTQRSVVDPRTTKLDRLRRLVIEACKQSGRDRLLHIEPMLSWPDLLATYTEGVRLIAHPGGEAIGRCGTIATVILAIGPEGGFSDEEVEQGQELGWKTINLGPNILRIETAGLAASAALLALNLS, encoded by the coding sequence ATGGAACGCGTTTATCATCCCGAGCCCTTCGACGACGATCGCGTCGAGGTGACTGGCCCGGAGGCTCACCACCTGACTCGCGTTCGGCGGGTTGCTCCAGGAGAAGGGGTCGAACTGTTTAATGGCCTCGGTGACGTGGTTCGTGGTCGCGTGGATCGGTCGGATCGGCATCGGGTTGAGATCCTGATCCAGTGCCGGATCGCTCCTCGACCCGAACCATCTGCCCAAATCGCGCTCGCCACGGCGGTTCCCAAAGGGGATCGGTTTGACTGGCTCATCGAAAAGGCAACCGAGCTCGGGGTTCACCGAGTGATCCCGCTGCGAACCCAGCGATCCGTCGTCGATCCTCGGACGACAAAGCTCGATCGACTCCGTCGCCTTGTGATCGAAGCCTGTAAGCAGAGCGGTCGGGACCGTCTGTTACACATCGAGCCAATGCTCTCCTGGCCAGACCTCCTCGCGACGTACACCGAGGGCGTTCGATTGATTGCTCATCCCGGAGGCGAAGCCATTGGCCGTTGTGGAACGATCGCCACGGTCATCCTTGCCATTGGGCCCGAAGGTGGGTTCTCTGATGAAGAGGTTGAGCAAGGGCAAGAGCTCGGCTGGAAGACCATTAACCTGGGACCGAACATCTTGAGAATCGAAACCGCCGGTCTGGCAGCGAGTGCCGCGCTCCTTGCGCTGAACCTCTCGTAA